One genomic window of Eptesicus fuscus isolate TK198812 chromosome 6, DD_ASM_mEF_20220401, whole genome shotgun sequence includes the following:
- the PODNL1 gene encoding podocan-like protein 1 — MATWCPTWLHPDLSLHSQRLSLLLLLLLLLGPPTTPGMEDPAFPHMGESSQPLPRACPLRCSCPRADTVDCDGLDLWVFPHNITREAQHLSLQNNQLQELPYNELSRLSDLRTLNLHNNLISSEGLPDEAFESLTQLQHFYVAHNKLSVAPQFLPRSLRVADLAANQVTEIFPLTFGEKPALRSVYLHNNHLSNAGLPPDAFHGSEAVTTLSLSNNQLSYLPPSLPPSLERLHLQNNLISKVPRGALSRQTHLRELYLQHNQLTDSGLDATTFSKLHRLEYLDLSHNRLAAVPAGLPRTLTVLHLGRNRIQQVEAARLRGARGLRYLLLQHNQLGAAGLPAGALRPLRGLHTLHVYGNRLERVPLALPRRLRSLVLPHNHVAALGARDLAATPRLAELNLAYNHLASARVHHRAFRRLRALRSLDLAGNQLTRVPSGLPTGLHTLRLQRNQLRALEPEPLAGLDQLRELSLAHNRLRVGDIEPGTWHELQALQVLDLSHNQLSFVPPDLPEALEELHLQSNRISHVGPEAFLSTPSLRALFLRANRLHMTSIAPEAFLGLPHLCVVDTTGNPEQVLIQLPSTAPRQPRAGGP; from the exons ATGGCGACATGGTGCCCAACCTGGCTACACCCTGACCTGTCCCTCCACTCCCAGCGGCtgagcctgctgctgctgctcctgctgctgctgggcccccCAACTACCCCCGGCATGGAGGACCCTGCTTTCCCCCATATGGGGGAGAGCTCGCAGCCCCTGCCCCGGGCCTGCCCCCTGCGCTGCTCCTGCCCCCGGGCTGACACCGTGGACTGCGATGGCCTGGACCTGTGGGTGTTCCCCCACAACATCACCAGGGAGGCTCAGCACCTCTCCCTGCAG AACAACCAGCTCCAGGAGCTCCCCTACAATGAGCTGTCCCGCCTCAGTGATCTTCGAACCCTCAACCTGCACAACAATCTCATCTCCTCTGAGG GCCTGCCTGACGAGGCCTTTGAGTCCCTCACCCAGCTGCAGCATTTCTACGTGGCCCACAACAAG ctctCGGTGGCCCCCCAGTTTCTGCCTCGTTCCCTCCGAGTAGCGGATCTGGCTGCCAACCAAGTGACGGAGATCTTCCCACTCACCTTTGGGGAGAAGCCGGCGCTCAG GTCCGTGTACCTCCACAACAACCACCTGAGCAACGCTGGCCTGCCCCCCGATGCCTTCCACGGCTCTGAGGCTGTCACCACCCTTAGCCTCTCCAACAACCAGCTCAGCTACCTGCCGCCCAGCCTGCCACCCTCTCTGGAGCGGCTCCACCTGCAG aaCAACCTCATCTCCAAGGTACCCCGAGGAGCCCTGAGCCGCCAGACCCACCTCCGTGAGCTCTACCTCCAACATAACCAGCTGACAGACAGTGGCCTGGATGCCACCACCTTCAG CAAACTGCACCGCCTCGAGTACCTGGACCTGTCCCACAATCGGCTGGCCGCggtgcctgccggcctgcctcgCACCCTGACTGTGCTGCACCTGGGCCGGAACCGCATCCAGCAGGTGGAGGCAGCCCGGCTCCGTGGGGCACGGGGACTGCGCTACCTGCTGCTTCAGCACAACCAGCTCGGGGCGGCGGGGCTGCCGGCCGGGGCGCTGCGGCCTCTGCGGGGCCTGCACACGCTGCACGTCTATGGAAATAGGCTGGAGCGTGTGCCCCTGGCGCTGCCCCGCCGCCTGCGGTCCCTGGTGCTGCCCCACAACCACGTGGCTGCGCTGGGTGCCCGAGACCTGGCAGCCACACCACGCCTGGCCGAGCTCAACCTGGCCTACAACCACCTGGCCAGTGCCCGCGTACACCATCGGGCCTTCCGCCGGCTGCGTGCCCTACGCAGCCTCGACCTGGCCGGCAACCAGCTGACTCGGGTGCCCTCTGGTCTACCCACTGGCCTGCACACCCTGCGGCTACAGCGCAACCAGTTGCGGGCCCTAGAGCCCGAGCCGCTGGCCGGCCTGGACCAGCTGCGAGAGCTCAGCCTGGCACATAACCGACTCCGAGTGGGCGACATTGAGCCCGGCACCTGGCATGAGCTGCAGGCCCTCCAG gtgCTGGACCTCAGCCACAACCAGCTGTCCTTCGTGCCTCCCGACCTGCCCGAGGCCCTTGAGGAGCTGCACCTGCAGAGCAACCGCATCAGCCACGTGGGCCCCGAAGCCTTCCTCAGCACACCCAGCCTGCGTGCCCTCTTCCTCAG GGCCAACAGGCTTCACATGACCAGCATTGCGCCTGAGGCCTTCCTGGGCCTCCCACACCTGTGCGTGGTGGACACGACGGGTAACCCTGAGCAGGTCCTGATCCAGCTGCCATCCACGGCACCACGGCAGCCACGGGCAGGGGGCCCCTGA